From Anopheles funestus chromosome 3RL, idAnoFuneDA-416_04, whole genome shotgun sequence, a single genomic window includes:
- the LOC125766901 gene encoding group XIIA secretory phospholipase A2, with protein MQIPYMKVAIYSLTFLTYAYTGYGSNMIANLRDAIIAAEAVFGDVMKNVLHVAKKFKVVHEVFDAAVEENCVYKCPGDITPTRNKFYIPQSDGCGSLGMKISTEYLPAVEMEQCCNAHDVCYDTCNSDKELCDLDFKRCLYRYCDDYEKNVVGDIVVKGCKAAAKMLFTGTLTLGCKSYLDSQQRCCYCPPEKTEGSKPAEGKYAESKGSKDYGKERDKGKEKNKYGWKEL; from the exons ATGCAAATTCCATACATGAAGGTGGCGATCTATTCGCTTACCTTCCTAACGTACGCGTACACCGGTTACGGTTCGAACATGATAGCGAATCTGCGCGATGCCATTATAGCGGCGGAAGCTGTCTTTGGGGATGTGATGAAAAACGTGTTGCATGTGGCAAAGAAGTTCAAAGTCGTCCACGAAGTGTTCGATGCAGCGGTAGAGGAGAACTGTGTGTACAAATGTCCTGGCG ATATTACACCCACACGCAATAAGTTTTACATACCGCAGTCGGACGGATGTGGATCGCTGGGAATGAAAATTAGTACCGAGTATCTACCAGCGGTCGAGATGGAACAATGCTGCAATGCACACGATGTCTGTTACGATACGTGCAACAGCGACAAGGAACTGTGCGATCTGGACTTTAAACGGTGCCTGTACCGGTACTGTGATGACTACGAAAAGAATGTAGTGGGTGATATTGTTGTGAAAG GTTGTAAGGCGGCCGCTAAAATGCTCTTCACTGGTACGCTTACCTTGGGCTGCAAATCTTACCTGGATTCACAGCAGCGATGCTGCTATTGTCCACCGGAGAAAACAGAAGGATCCAAACCAGCTGAGGGAAAGTATGCCGAATCGAAAGGGTCGAAGGATTACGGCAAGGAACGGGACAAAGGCAAAGAGAAGAACAAATACGGCTGGAAGGAGCTGTAA
- the LOC125766876 gene encoding uncharacterized protein LOC125766876 — protein MFGPGLKSSSANVRNPRARLGSATSAAAAPLSSSSAYCPSIGETHETRSIQRKSSGALPPNVDGRPRGTLAIGFGNFLESPRVTAGGSPASVGIRWNSTKVYAAVDLQVVWWGQKASTPLATLHWAEGAKNSDRVDYEVCTSAELFRRYLKSSEPVRLRLYSKRTQTLIGTAKVSIPEKIINFCDTAEPAPAPQSCGEILSVRGFRLGELCLEFSLTFDPKELPANHPSKPVSAQSQKGKENRKMLCIEQRAAPLKPFPSASNSALVVEGKIAPLHESSQRALADGIHQQAAKKKFTTLDHDKRRKVLDYLTGKPFDDGRSRCSSELSALSEICSISPAESMLEALARYDAAPERNKQPYLQAVDCIRVLLEGLRLTRAGMKEMQHRTKHQWLAPATSGFIVKMKLSRNPNTTLLKFNSTSMAFDNAEVLFDGQPKTTKIALPKGGDEGLSFEFSIHLNVGSCFGKARLFMLGTACVTLRELLDGRLSCYKRCPVRLASDDILLGTLTLRMHLGRRGLHFGSELIDAVMVDDGNVTLDSSSDSDTWDDGPTCTEPLPQTSTHHYSHRPHSCGHQSTSAPLRHRGLFPHASWTCTRHIGCPTDNQSPSQTNETNASKNPQSNPAGNENRDGMVKKNQNEPPGQSQPEPKPMETETSAPAERVKLLHGILHLGQLRSLPVDDYFLVCNSFWTDEPVSLTSELCPEGGDFNYLHTFPVLANATFIERVRNQYMKVELWQKPKGEPEKLIGLTRLPLHQFYIAFRDAQLSEHLSHAKLPVISIDGWSGIGSPLAAEPCGEIRAILAIGTESQIEHFKTMRNLQHVSSDVPRSLANRASVPSSTVGSPTRRIYPRPEHKSIQTMSTGTKQPQTSEVANMLSAFIENLAQRLPISSERSTAPSYDHNNTSIDQPMDTPQGGASPHSNANRPQLRKTADLLDNLQKALSQRPPASALDGFGGLGGLGMATLLGAATTPADQTPPAAGAGIGSGQSLELTAPNDDAGPTGAIESGMDSQPTTESSTASSKPTVSTELTTSVPMDECKVFRVAIEIEQAVNLPKLTISKKYAKRHKTRNVPDTLELEPSAYATFEGYNLKPGMPNTVKSHEGIVYTTHVLERNCAPGWQKRFEVQLPVDLMLNDEKRFILKVWRKAALSDAPKCRLLPAPMEDAVIGFCAIDLSVLLSGMPYILGWYNIMDFSGRCNGQIKVNVQPLENVQVYKTLDEQMNFQIPLSIDVDCTAIGFDAANNTSLSRALKRKFTELEEITERLKARLFDVTGDEGDDDQFEHDLNTEAEEEEDECWPDQFGDMSNQKRNSQYPNGALTLTTNTSSYSMCATDRRVNDPPERTLTGCSNQNQTQLQLEELIQTHDIDTLINPAIIKNLLNPSNSDETPPLGDGGSALEAATDEDMSDTNSSSRSSLLPVDTNGAPAAAGSGDKVRQIASALQRTTISDASCDTSPRPATGKCREAPEGEPMKDVNN, from the exons ATGTTTGGACCGGGTTTAAAAAGTTCGTCCGCAAACGTTCGGAACCCGCGGGCAAGGCTTGGCTCGGCAACATCCGCAGCTGCTGcaccattatcatcatccTCCGCGTACTGCCCATCGATCGGAGAGACGCACGAAACCCGTAGCATCCAACGAAAGTCCAGTGGTGCCTTACCGCCGAATGTAGATGGTCGGCCGCGTGGTACATTAGCTATCGGGTTTGGTAACTTCCTTGAATCTCCCCGCGTAACTGCGGGTGGTTCGCCCGCGAGCGTTGGTATCCGCTGGAACAGCACGAAAGTGTACGCTGCAGTTGATCTGCAGGTCGTTTGGTGGGGACAGAAGGCATCCACCCCGCTGGCAACACTTCACTGGGCAGAGGGAGCAAAGAATAGTGACCGCGTCGATTACGAAGTGTGCACCAGTGCAGAGCTATTCCGACGGTATCTGAAAAGCAGCGAACCGGTGCGCCTGCGGTTGTACTCCAAACGCACCCAAACGCTAATCGGCACTGCCAAGGTATCGATTCCGGAGAAGATAATCAATTTCTGCGACACCGCCGAACCAGCACCAGCCCCACAAAGCTGCGGAGAGATTCTCAGTGTGCGAGGCTTTCGACTCGGTGAACTTTGCTTAGAATTCTCCCTTACATTCGATCCCAAGGAGCTTCCGGCAAATCATCCTTCCAAACCCGTCAGCGCACAGTCCcagaagggaaaagaaaatcgtaaAATGTTATGTATCGAGCAAAGGGCAGCTCCCCTGAAACCCTTCCCATCCGCATCGAATTCGGCGCTGgttgtggaaggaaaaatagcTCCACTTCACGAAAGTTCACAGCGTGCTCTGGCCGATGGAATCCATCAGCAAGCGGCGAAGAAAAAGTTTACCACTTTGGATCACGACAAAAGGCGCAAAGTGCTGGATTATCTAACCGGAAAACCGTTCGATGATGGGAGGTCCCGCTGCTCGTCGGAACTTTCGGCACTCAGTGAGATTTGTTCCATATCGCCCGCGGAAAGCATGCTGGAAGCACTCGCCCGATACGATGCTGCACCGGAACGTAACAAACAACCCTACCTGCAGGCCGTCGATTGCATTCGTGTGCTGCTGGAAGGATTGCGACTTACGCGGGCCGGTATGAAGGAAATGCAACATCGTACAAAACACCAGTGGTTAGCACCGGCAACGTCCGGTTTCATTGTGAAGATGAAGCTTTCGCGCAATCCCAACACAACGCTGCTTAAATTTAACTCCACCTCGATGGCTTTCGATAATGCGGAGGTTCTGTTCGACGGTCAAcccaaaaccacaaaaattgCCCTTCCCAAAGGTGGAGATGAAGGATTATCGTTTGAGTTTAGTATCCATCTGAACGTCGGTAGTTGCTTCGGAAAGGCACGGCTTTTCATGCTTGGAACGGCCTGCGTTACATTGCGCGAGTTGCTAGATGGTCGCCTAAGCTGCTACAAACGTTGTCCAGTTCGGTTGGCATCGGATGATATTCTGCTCGGTACGCTAACGCTACGCATGCATCTGGGACGCCGGGGACTTCACTTTGGCTCGGAATTGATCGATGCCGTAATGGTGGACGATGGTAACGTAACGCTTGATTCTTCAAGCGATAGCGACACGTGGGATGATGGTCCTACGTGTACGGAACCATTGCCACAAACTTCAACTCATCATTATTCTCATAGGCCACATTCATGTGGCCATCAGTCAACAAGCGCCCCGTTACGCCATCGTGGCTTATTTCCACATGCAAGCTGGACATGCACAAGACACATCGGTTGTCCGACGGATAATCAAAGCCCTTCTCAAACCAACGAGACGAATGCATCGAAAAATCCACAATCGAATCCGGCTGGAAATGAGAACCGTGACggaatggtaaagaaaaaccaGAATGAACCACCCGGGCAGTCACAGCCGGAACCGAAACCAATGGAAACGGAAACAAGTGCTCCAGCTGAGCGTGTGAAGCTGCTCCACGGTATACTTCATCTTGGTCAGCTACGATCGCTTCCGGTCGATGATTACTTTCTCGTTTGTAATTCATTCTGGACGGATGAACCGGTTTCACTAACATCGGAACTTTGTCCCGAAGGGGGTGATTTTAATTACCTTCACACGTTCCCAGTGCTCGCAAATGCGACCTTCATCGAGCGTGTTCGCAATCAGTACATGAAGGTGGAACTTTGGCAAAAACCGAAAGGTGAGCCGGAGAAGCTGATCGGATTGACGCGTCTGCCGCTGCATCAGTTCTACATTGCGTTCCGGGATGCGCAGCTGAGTGAACATCTGTCCCACGCCAAGCTGCCCGTCATTTCGATCGATGGTTGGAGCGGCATCGGATCACCGCTGGCCGCGGAACCGTGTGGAGAAATCAGAGCGATACTAGCGATTGGCACCGAGAGTCAGATTGAGCATTTTAAAACCATGCGCAATCTGCAGCACGTATCGAGTGATGTGCCACGTTCGCTAGCGAATCGTGCCAGTGTGCCCTCGTCCACGGTAGGATCACCTACACGCCGTATCTATCCACGGCCCGAGCACAAATCAATACAAACGATGAGTACCGGTACGAAGCAGCCCCAAACATCCGAGGTggcgaacatgctgtcggcgTTCATCGAAAATCTTGCCCAACGTTTGCCGATCTCGTCGGAGCGTAGTACGGCACCGAGCTACGATCACAATAACACCTCCATCGACCAACCGATGGATACACCGCAAGGTGGAGCATCACCACACTCGAATGCAAACAGACCTCAGCTGCGCAAAACGGCCGATCTGCTCGACAACCTGCAGAAAGCCCTGTCGCAAAGGCCTCCCGCTTCAGCGCTCGATGGGTTCGGTGGTTTGGGAGGGTTAGGTATGGCAACGCTGCTCGGTGCTGCCACTACGCCGGCCGATCAAACACCGCCAGCAGCGGGCGCTGGTATTGGGAGTGGACAATCGCTTGAGCTTACGGCACCAAACGACGATGCTGGCCCAACTGGAGCCATCGAAAGCGGCATGGATTCCCAACCAACGACAGAGAGCTCTACGGCCAGCAGTAAGCCGACAGTGAGCACTGAACTCACCACGTCCGTACCGATGGACGAATGCAAAGTGTTCCGTGTGGCGATCGAGATCGAGCAGGCGGTAAATTTGCCGAAGCTTACGATTAGCAAAAAGTATGCCAAGCGACACAAGACGCGCAATGTGCCGGATACGCTGGAACTAGAGCCGAGTGCGTATGCCACCTTTGAAGGGTACAATCTAAAACCCGGTATGCCGAATACGGTCAAATCGCACGAAGGTATCGTGTACACGACGCACGTACTGGAGCGAAACTGTGCTCCCGGTTGGCAGAAGCGCTTCGAGGTGCAACTTCCCGTTGATTTAATGCTGAAC gaCGAAAAACGATTCATACTTAAAGTTTGGCGTAAGGCGGCACTGAGCGATGCGCCCAAGTGTCGATTACTGCCCGCCCCGATGGAGGATGCCGTGATCGGGTTCTGTGCGATCGATTTGAGTGTGCTACTGTCGGGCATGCCGTACATTCTCGGTTGGTACAACATTATGGACTTTTCCGGACGCTGTAACGGCCAAATTAAG GTGAATGTACAACCGCTGGAAAATGTACAAGTATACAAAACGCTCGACGAGCAGATGAACTTTCAAATACCGCTCTCGATCGATGTGGACTGTACGGCGATCGGGTTTGATGCAGCCAACAATACGTCGCTCAGTCGGGCACTGAAGCGCAAGTTTACCGAATTGGAAGAAATCACAGAACGGTTGAAGGCACGCCTGTTCGATGTGACCGGCGATGAAGGGGATGATGATCAGTTTGAGCACGATCTCAACACGGAAgcggaagaagaggaagacgAATGCTGGCCGGATCAGTTCGGTGATATGTCGAACCAGAAGCGCAACAGTCAGTATCCGAACGGTGCACTAACGCTCACAACCAACACATCGTCCTACTCGATGTGTGCCACCGATCGGCGCGTAAACGATCCACCGGAACGGACGCTTACCGGTTGCTCGAACCAGAACCAGACTCAGCTGCAGCTGGAAGAGTTGATCCAAACCCACGACATCGATACGCTGATTAATCCGGCCATCATAAAGAATCTCCTCAATCCATCTAATTCGGATGAAACGCCACCGCTCGGTGACGGCGGTAGCGCACTAGAGGCAGCGACCGATGAGGACATGAGCGATACCAATTCTTCGTCCCGATCATCGCTGCTGCCGGTCGATACGAATGGAGCACCAGCGGCGGCTGGGAGTGGCGATAAGGTGCGACAGATTGCTTCCGCCCTACAGAGGACCACCATATCCGATGCGAGCTGCGATACGAGTCCCAGACCAGCGACCGGTAAATGCCGTGAAGCGCCAGAAGGCGAACCGATGAAGGATGTTAATAATTAA
- the LOC125766899 gene encoding uncharacterized protein LOC125766899 isoform X1, with amino-acid sequence MEGFEYVIQRPPQARICFGSSIEREAVPLRGPAMSAMMHRHQPELLGENLAPGCHNIGYDSGTPEAHPALRKRISRKGYGPLAATSVRFNFEEVSNSPGVGDYELAARKQSKPKQSAKPFGSGTDERTKDHSLAYPGVGTYIFKTRKDIRHHSFGGTIKIMPAARTICKTENFDRCQRCDERPEVDYWKNLRTERCLCRRCMVKELEEARCHSKNKSEQTQRTETLKEYKRVRHCAYYHRHDKTSAAIQFISNKQLKRKFRLENYLSMFE; translated from the exons ATGGAAG GTTTCGAGTACGTCATCCAGCGTCCACCTCAGGCAAGGATATGCTTCGGTTCCAGCATCGAGAGAGAAGCGGTACCCCTGCGAGGACCAGCCATGAGTGCGATGATGCACCGGCACCAACCGGAGCTGTTGGGAGAAAATCTTGCACCAGGTTGTCATAACATCGGCTACGATTCAGGAACACCGGAAGCACATCCGGCATTACGCAAACGCATCAGTCGTAAGGGGTATGGACCACTGGCTGCCACTAGTGTGCGGTTTAACTTTGAGGAGGTGAGCAACAGTCCGGGTGTGGGAGATTACGAGCTGGCAGCACGCAAGCAATCAAAACCGAAACAGTCGGCCAAACCTTTTGGCAGTGGAACGGACGAACGTACGAAGGATCATTCGCTTGCGTATCCTGG CGTTGGAACATATATCTTCAAAACGCGAAAGGATATTCGGCATCATTCGTTTGGAGGCACTATTAAAATTATGCCCGCTGCAAGGACAATCTGCAAGACGGAAAATTTCGACCGTTGCCAACGGTGTGACGAACGGCCGGAAGTAGACTATTGGAAGAATCTTCGAACGGAGCGCTGTCTATGTCGGCGCTGTATGGTGAAAGAACTCGAGGAAGCACGGTGCCATTCGAAGAACAAATCCGAACAGACGCAACGCACGGAAACATTGAAGGAATATAAG CGTGTACGACACTGTGCGTATTACCATCGGCATGATAAGACCAGTGCAGCGATACAATTCATTAGTAACAAGCAGTTGAAGCGAAAGTTTCGCTTGGAAAATTATCTCTCGATGTTTGAATAG
- the LOC125766899 gene encoding uncharacterized protein LOC125766899 isoform X2 produces the protein MSAMMHRHQPELLGENLAPGCHNIGYDSGTPEAHPALRKRISRKGYGPLAATSVRFNFEEVSNSPGVGDYELAARKQSKPKQSAKPFGSGTDERTKDHSLAYPGVGTYIFKTRKDIRHHSFGGTIKIMPAARTICKTENFDRCQRCDERPEVDYWKNLRTERCLCRRCMVKELEEARCHSKNKSEQTQRTETLKEYKRVRHCAYYHRHDKTSAAIQFISNKQLKRKFRLENYLSMFE, from the exons ATGAGTGCGATGATGCACCGGCACCAACCGGAGCTGTTGGGAGAAAATCTTGCACCAGGTTGTCATAACATCGGCTACGATTCAGGAACACCGGAAGCACATCCGGCATTACGCAAACGCATCAGTCGTAAGGGGTATGGACCACTGGCTGCCACTAGTGTGCGGTTTAACTTTGAGGAGGTGAGCAACAGTCCGGGTGTGGGAGATTACGAGCTGGCAGCACGCAAGCAATCAAAACCGAAACAGTCGGCCAAACCTTTTGGCAGTGGAACGGACGAACGTACGAAGGATCATTCGCTTGCGTATCCTGG CGTTGGAACATATATCTTCAAAACGCGAAAGGATATTCGGCATCATTCGTTTGGAGGCACTATTAAAATTATGCCCGCTGCAAGGACAATCTGCAAGACGGAAAATTTCGACCGTTGCCAACGGTGTGACGAACGGCCGGAAGTAGACTATTGGAAGAATCTTCGAACGGAGCGCTGTCTATGTCGGCGCTGTATGGTGAAAGAACTCGAGGAAGCACGGTGCCATTCGAAGAACAAATCCGAACAGACGCAACGCACGGAAACATTGAAGGAATATAAG CGTGTACGACACTGTGCGTATTACCATCGGCATGATAAGACCAGTGCAGCGATACAATTCATTAGTAACAAGCAGTTGAAGCGAAAGTTTCGCTTGGAAAATTATCTCTCGATGTTTGAATAG
- the LOC125766882 gene encoding general transcription factor IIH subunit 1 has protein sequence MTTTREDVLLQMGEVRFKKGDGTLYVMNERIAWIAEHRDTVAVSHRFQDIKMQKISPEGKPKVQLQVVLHDGNSSTFHFVNRLGPQAQMADRDKVKELLQQLLPNFRRKIDKELEEKNRILTENPSLLQLYKDLVITQVLTSEEFWARHAKDYMNKEQTVKQDIGVSGAFLADIKPQTDGCNGLRYNLTADIIECIFKTYPAVKRKHTEHVPAKMTEAEFWTKFFQSHYFHRDRIVAGGTKDIFTECGKIDDQQLRQSVQENLGDPLLDIRAFEDNTLEDGFCSSATAKQQTVNSGNIVHQSMIKRFNQHSFSVLKTCTDVKTLNCGIGSILSATPVNDSSTNGATVTANGKANSNNSSQPTDGSNNNNNTVNGYSKKEKRTHDQQQQHLANGGTTMEHKSNGTSTGANGAFVEPTMKKARIQAKITYDDLEGEEDERTRVKQLNLTKIERYLHGPVPAGGSGHDSSLSTNQHGEGSASLHDFETTHAMILEAANGTWSNRTPHKLLVSPAAAVSALGDLSPGGALMRGFQEQSLAQLVPPDIEKEVRNLYLSLLELLKEFWKCFPPTTPQLESEATRMHDILQRFAMVKLKPFEDRAMRELLPLGSSLTQHLNQLLQSANRKYAIWQDRHRRTHR, from the exons ATGACTACCACACGGGAGGACGTATTGCTTCAGATGGGAGAAGTTCGGTTTAAGAAGGGCGATGGGACGCTTTACGTGATGAACGAACGAATCGCATGGATTGCTGAGCATCGCGACACCGTTGCAGTATCACATCGTTTCCAGGATATTAAAA TGCAAAAAATTTCACCCGAAGGTAAACCGAAGGTACAGCTCCAGGTCGTACTGCACGATGGCAACAGTTCGACGTTTCACTTCGTTAACCGGCTCGGACCGCAGGCACAGATGGCCGACCGTGATAAGGTGAAGGAGCTGTTGCAACAGCTGCTGCCAAACTTTCGACGCAAGATCGACAAGGAGCTGGAGGAAAAGAATCGCATCCTGACGGAGAATCCGTCACTGTTGCAGCTGTACAAAGATCTGGTCATAACGCAGGTGTTGACGAGCGAAGAGTTTTGGGCCCGCCATGCCAAGGATTACATGAACAAGGAGCAAACGGTAAAGCAAGATATCGGTGTGTCTGGTGCGTTTCTGGCCGACATCAAACCGCAAACGGATGGGTGCAATGGATTGCGGTACAATCTAACAGCCGACATTATCGAATGCATCTTCAAAACGTATCCGGCTGTGAAGCGAAAACACACCGAGCATGTGCCGGCCAAGATGACCGAGGCCGAGTTTTGGACAAAGTTTTTTCAATCGCACTACTTCCATCGGGACCGTATCGTGGCGGGCGGCACCAAAGATATTTTCACCGAGTGCGGTAAGATCGACGATCAGCAGCTGCGCCAATCGGTGCAGGAGAATCTCGGCGATCCGCTGCTGGATATACGGGCGTTCGAAGATAATACGCTTGAGGATGGATTTTGCAGTTCGGCCACTGCCAAGCAGCAGACGGTAAACAGTGGCAACATCGTGCATCAGAGCATGATCAAGCGTTTTAATCAACATTCATTTTCCGTGCTAAAAACATGTACCGATGTGAAAACGTTAAACTGTGGCATCGGTTCCATACTGTCCGCTACACCGGTCAATGATTCATCCACCAACGGTGCGACGGTTACTGCCAACGGGAAAGCGAATAGCAACAACAGCTCACAGCCGACCGATGgaagtaacaacaacaacaacacggtGAATGGATACagcaagaaagagaaaagaacgcacgatcagcagcagcagcaccttgCGAACGGTGGGACCACAATGGAGCACAAGAGTAATGGGACCAGCACGGGAGCGAACGGGGCGTTTGTCGAGCCGACGATGAAGAAGGCTCGGATTCAAGCGAAAATTACCTACGACGATCTGGAAGGTGAAGAGGATGAGCGGACGCGTGTGAAGCAGCTGaatttgaccaaaatcgaACGTTACCTTCATGGGCCGGTACCGGCCGGTGGTAGTGGTCACGATTCATCACTGTCCACCAATCAGCATGGGGAAGGGTCGGCCAGTTTGCATGATTTCGAAACGACTCATGCAATGATCCTAGAGGCGGCCAATGGGACGTGGAGTAATCGAACGCCCCATAAGCTGCTGGTCAGTCCGGCTGCTGCAGTCAGTGCGCTCGGCGATCTCAGCCCGGGTGGTGCGCTCATGAGAGGATTCCAGGAACAAAGCCTTGCCC AACTTGTGCCTCCGGATATAGAGAAGGAAGTGCGTAACCTTTATCTATCGTTGCTGGAATTGCTGAAGGAGTTTTGGAAATGTTTCCCACCAACTACGCCACAGCTAGAGTCGGAGGCAACCCGCATGCACGATATATTGCAACGCTTCGCGATGGTCAAATTGAAACCCTTTGAG GATCGTGCCATGAGAGAACTGTTGCCATTGGGTTCCTCGCTAACGCAGCATTTGAATCAATTGCTCCAGTCGGCCAATCGGAAGTACGCGATTTGGCAGGATCGGCATCGTCGTACGCACAGGTAG